A region from the Aegilops tauschii subsp. strangulata cultivar AL8/78 chromosome 5, Aet v6.0, whole genome shotgun sequence genome encodes:
- the LOC141023085 gene encoding protein MAINTENANCE OF MERISTEMS-like, protein MGNFLGMLLHLGLDHAPTFVVAGTVLPCLSEEAVLWRPPLADNIGPRYSMLDWAFDKGHRARFIENGEMLQPLRMRGHGVHGHMDYDECYAPFFKKARLLGFVLQFKRQPPTLVHAALTALIDRWRPETHSFHLPCGEMTVTLEDWAMITAMPIEGHALTGQVERTNWQQRVATLIGDCPAAKGNRTSGVPLTWLSEHRQTWPEGADETTVEWYARAYLWYILTEVVFPDSSGNSANWSYLFFLADWDAGYSWGTASLAYLYRSLDNAMQRTGDKSNMGGFV, encoded by the exons ATGGGAAACTTCCTAGGCATGCTTCTCCACCTTGGCCTGGACCATGCGCCAACCTTCGTGGTGGCTGGCACTGTACTTCCATGCCTATCAGAAGAGGCGGTGCTCTG GCGGCCACCTCTTGCGGACAACATCGGCCCACGGTACTCCATGCTGGACTGGGCATTCGACAAGGGTCATCGTGCCCGTTTCATAGAGAACGGAGAG ATGCTCCAACCACTGCGCATGAGGGGTCACGGGGTTCATGGGCATATGGACTACGACGAGTGCTATGCGCCGTTCTTCAAGAAAGCCCGTCTGTTGGGTTTTGTGTTGCAGTTCAAGCGTCAGCCGCCGACGCTTGTCCACGCAGCTCTGACAGCGTTGATTGACCGGTGGCGACCGGAGACCCATTCTTTCCATCTGCCATGCGGGGAGATGACGGTGACCCTCGAGGATTGGGCGATGATTACTGCCATGCCGATCGAGGGTCATGCACTCACCGGGCAAGTGGAGAGGACCAACTGGCAGCAGAGGGTTGCCACCCTCATCGGCGACTGCCCCGCTGCTAAGGGTAACCGTACATCCGGTGTGCCGTTGACCTGGCTCTCGGAGCACCGGCAGACATGGCCCGAAGGCGCCGACGAGACGACTGTGGAGTGGTACGCGAGGGCCTACCTGTGGTATATTCTCACGGAGGTCGTGTTTCCAGATAGCTCCGGGAACTCTGCCAACTGGTCGTATCTCTTCTTCCTAGCGGACTGGGATGCAGGGTACAGTTGGGGGACCGCATCTCTCGCCTACCTATACCGTTCG CTTGACAACGCAATGCAGAGGACGGGAGACAAGTCCAATATGGGTGGCTTTGTCTAG
- the LOC109746679 gene encoding anthocyanin 3'-O-beta-glucosyltransferase has translation MAVHDEPLHILFFPFLASGHLIPIADMAALFAGRGVRCTILTTPVNAAIIRSAVDRANDAFAGAGSPAIDIAVVPFPDVGLPPGVENGTALKSQDDRDKFYHAVRLLREPFDRFLANHRTDAVVSDSFFQWSVDAAAERGVPRIAFLGSSMFARACSDSMLRHNPLENAPDDPDALVLLPELPHRVELRRSQMMDPPKMPWHWEFFNSMNAADQRSFGEVFNSFHDLEPDYVEHFQKTLGRRVWLVGPVALASKDMAVRGTDVPSPDAGSCLRWLDAKPSGSVVYVSFGTLTKFAPAEMHQLARALDLSGVNFVWVIGAAAGQDSSEWMPEGFADLIASGDRGFMVRGWAPQMLVLSHPALGGFVTHCGWNSVLEAVTAGVPMVTWPRYADQFNNEKLVVELLKVGVSIGAKDYASGIQAHEVIAGEVIAESIQRLMEGDDIQKKAKDLGLKARSAVEKGGSSYDDVGRLMDVLTARRSSVKIGEDIQAS, from the coding sequence ATGGCTGTCCACGACGAGCCGCTGCACATCCTCTTCTTCCCGTTCCTGGCCTCCGGCCACCTCATTCCGATCGCCGACATGGCCGCACTCTTCGCCGGCCGCGGCGTCAGGTGTACCATCCTCACCACGCCCGTCAACGCCGCCATCATCCGCTCCGCCGTCGACCGCGCCAACGACGCCTTCGCCGGCGCCGGTTCCCCGGCCATCGACATCGCCGTCGTGCCTTTCCCCGACGTCGGGCTCCCGCCGGGCGTCGAGAACGGCACGGCCCTCAAGTCCCAGGACGACCGCGACAAGTTCTACCACGCGGTCAGGCTTCTCCGGGAGCCCTTCGACCGGTTCCTGGCCAACCACCGCACCGACGCCGTCGTTTCCGACAGCTTCTTCCAGTGGTCCGTCGACGCCGCCGCGGAGCGCGGCGTCCCGCGGATCGCGTTCCTCGGCAGCAGCATGTTCGCGCGCGCCTGCAGCGATAGCATGCTGCGGCACAACCCGCTGGAGAACGCCCCCGACGACCCCGACGCCCTCGTTTTGCTGCCGGAGCTGCCGCACCGCGTCGAGCTGAGGCGGAGCCAGATGATGGACCCGCCGAAGATGCCGTGGCACTGGGAGTTCTTTAATAGCATGAACGCCGCCGACCAGAGGAGCTTCGGCGAGGTGTTCAACAGCTTCCACGACCTCGAGCCGGACTATGTCGAGCACTTCCAAAAGACGCTCGGCCGGCGCGTGTGGCTCGTCGGGCCGGTGGCGCTCGCCAGCAAGGACATGGCTGTGAGAGGCACCGACGTGCCCTCGCCGGACGCGGGCAGCTGTCTCCGGTGGCTGGACGCCAAGCCGTCCGGCTCGGTGGTGTACGTCTCCTTCGGCACACTGACCAAGTTCGCACCCGCGGAGATGCACCAGCTCGCCCGCGCCCTCGACCTCTCCGGCGTTAACTTCGTGTGGGTGATCGGCGCCGCCGCAGGCCAAGACTCTTCGGAGTGGATGCCCGAAGGCTTTGCCGACCTGATCGCGAGCGGCGACCGCGGCTTCATGGTCCGTGGCTGGGCGCCTCAGATGCTGGTCCTGAGCCACCCCGCCCTCGGCGGGTTCGTGACGCACTGCGGCTGGAACTCGGTGCTGGAGGCCGTGACCGCCGGCGTGCCGATGGTGACGTGGCCGCGGTACGCGGACCAGTTCAACAACGAGAAGCTCGTGGTGGAGCTGCTCAAGGTGGGCGTCAGCATCGGCGCCAAGGACTACGCGTCAGGCATCCAGGCCCACGAGGTGATCGCCGGCGAGGTGATCGCCGAGTCCATTCAGAGGTTGATGGAGGGCGACGACAtccagaagaaggccaaggacCTCGGTCTAAAGGCAAGGAGCGCGGTGGAGAAGGGAGGATCCTCGTACGATGACGTGGGCCGGCTGATGGACGTGCTGACGGCCCGCCGGAGCTCCGTCAAGATTGGAGAAGACATCCAGGCCAGCTGA
- the LOC109746670 gene encoding non-specific lipid transfer protein GPI-anchored 5 produces the protein MAPRTMSSSSSILLAAAVAALLVASASAQSGCTAALVGLYPCLNYISGNDTAPTKSCCSQLSSVVQSQPQCLCSALGGDSSSLGGMTINKTRALELPKACNVQTPPASKCNGGGSAPGAATPTTPEVQAPAGSGSKTTPSAYLQENGGSSLQGPAGLVFALAAAAVYAVSSL, from the coding sequence ATGGCGCCGAGAACCATGTCAAGCAGCAGCAGCATCCTCCTGGCAGCGGCTGTGGCGGCGCTGCTGGTGGCGTCGGCATCGGCGCAGTCCGGGTGCACGGCAGCGCTCGTCGGCCTTTACCCGTGCTTGAACTACATCAGCGGCAACGACACGGCGCCCACCAAGTCCTGCTGCTCGCAGCTGAGCTCCGTCGTGCAGTCCCAGCCGCAGTGCCTCTGCAGCGCGCTCGGCGGCGACTCGTCGTCGCTCGGCGGCATGACCATCAACAAGACGCGCGCGCTCGAGCTCCCCAAGGCGTGCAACGTGCAGACCCCGCCGGCGAGCAAGTGCAACGGTGGTGGCAGTGCTCCGGGCGCCGCCACGCCGACCACTCCCGAGGTGCAGGCACCGGCTGGCTCTGGATCCAAGACGACCCCGTCGGCGTACCTGCAGGAGAACGGCGGCTCGTCACTCCAGGGCCCGGCTGGGCTGGTGTTCGCCCTCGCGGCTGCTGCGGTCTACGCCGTGTCCTCTCTGTGA